In a single window of the Planctomycetia bacterium genome:
- a CDS encoding zinc ribbon domain-containing protein, translated as MVYCWKCSDPNPDHYRFCGQCGAPAQRPAAASDTADSASAKKSALDSARKILDKTIADSIIEVEASATETKGIRILRTGAGEKKRFVVIEGDGEPKEYATLEEIPEDLRKKIGPALTVADDKRWDSARFDVMESLIDRFRRPYPFDGFTSFSRKVPDWAIPPATPTPAHPPPAPSLEKKGAGFKWWFWALALYGLWKLLD; from the coding sequence ATGGTCTATTGCTGGAAATGCAGCGACCCCAATCCCGATCACTACCGCTTCTGCGGTCAGTGCGGCGCGCCGGCACAGCGACCGGCCGCGGCCTCCGACACGGCGGACTCCGCCTCGGCGAAAAAGTCCGCCCTCGACTCCGCACGAAAGATCCTCGACAAGACGATCGCCGACTCGATCATCGAAGTGGAGGCCTCCGCTACCGAGACGAAGGGCATCCGCATTCTCCGCACCGGCGCGGGCGAGAAAAAGCGCTTCGTCGTCATCGAAGGCGACGGCGAACCGAAGGAGTACGCCACGCTCGAAGAAATCCCCGAGGACCTGCGGAAGAAAATCGGGCCTGCCCTCACCGTCGCCGACGACAAGCGATGGGATTCGGCCCGCTTCGACGTGATGGAGTCGCTGATCGATCGCTTCCGCCGTCCCTACCCGTTCGACGGCTTCACGTCGTTCTCACGCAAAGTGCCCGACTGGGCCATTCCGCCGGCAACGCCGACCCCCGCCCACCCGCCGCCCGCGCCTTCCCTGGAGAAGAAAGGTGCCGGCTTCAAGTGGTGGTTCTGGGCATTGGCTCTCTATGGGCTTTGGAAGCTGCTTGATTAG
- a CDS encoding DMT family protein: MQTILLLTLSNLFMTIAWYGHLRYKHVDMWRVIAISWGIAFFEYCLQVPANRWGHKQFSAAQLKTIQEIITLIIFCGFSVLWLKEPLKWNYLVGFAFIAAAGFFVFKKW, encoded by the coding sequence ATGCAAACCATTCTGCTCCTGACCCTCTCCAATCTCTTCATGACCATCGCCTGGTACGGCCACCTTCGATATAAGCACGTCGACATGTGGCGCGTCATCGCCATCAGTTGGGGCATCGCCTTCTTCGAGTATTGCCTGCAGGTGCCCGCCAACCGCTGGGGACATAAGCAATTCTCCGCCGCACAGCTCAAGACCATTCAGGAAATCATCACGCTGATCATCTTCTGCGGCTTCTCCGTCCTATGGCTCAAGGAGCCGCTCAAGTGGAACTACCTCGTCGGCTTCGCCTTCATTGCCGCCGCCGGGTTCTTCGTCTTCAAGAAGTGGTAG
- the asnB gene encoding asparagine synthase (glutamine-hydrolyzing), protein MCGILGGISIEPFAELNDPAILDRAIDTIAHRGPDDRGSMIAPDRRAFFGHRRLSIIDLAGGHQPISNESDRIHLVYNGEIYNFRALRKELLDRSHQFRTHCDGETALHLYEEDPRRFVEQLSGMFAIAILDGDKLTLARDRNGIKPLYYYLDGRRLIFASELKAIRAMLPDKSAICRRALREYLRWKYVPAPLTIFENIYKLPPGHLLVADRNPSAGKLDVKIEPYWQLDYSGHKLTDEREAIDLLDAKLRAAVESHMESDVEVGALLSGGVDSSLVVALASIVSGKRIKTFSVGFEEAGFDQLPYARTLAQKYNTEHYEEHVSLDPMHAVELLVRQFDEPFADSSALACYRVCQVASKHVKVALTGDGGDETFAGYGRYQEVLDAVQEGGRLRRLRNRAVVASSGALFSPEAKFLKRFRNASHTPLRQHEEHQVLCSPWLMNRLLTDAYQPAPTDEDIFDAHRRIGIERGWPAVETAQYVDLRMYLPDDILTKVDRTSMACSLECRVPLLDHTITEFAASLSTNLKIRGDTRKYLLKKVAERYVPHQLLYRPKMGFRIPIRRWLKRGLLDQTAELLNGGALVSNGIFDPRGVQWMLRAQRRPWIDFGSQLWAVLFLEQWARMSL, encoded by the coding sequence ATGTGCGGCATCCTCGGCGGCATCTCAATCGAACCCTTCGCGGAACTCAATGATCCCGCCATTCTCGACCGCGCCATCGACACCATCGCCCATCGTGGGCCCGACGACCGCGGCAGCATGATCGCCCCCGACCGCCGCGCCTTCTTCGGCCACCGTCGCCTGAGCATCATCGACCTCGCCGGCGGTCACCAGCCCATTTCCAACGAGTCCGACCGCATCCACCTCGTCTACAACGGAGAAATCTACAACTTCCGTGCACTGCGTAAGGAACTGCTCGACCGCAGCCACCAGTTCCGTACGCATTGCGATGGCGAGACCGCGCTGCATCTCTACGAGGAAGACCCGCGCCGCTTCGTCGAGCAGCTTTCCGGCATGTTCGCCATCGCCATTCTCGACGGCGACAAATTGACTCTCGCACGCGATCGCAACGGCATCAAGCCGCTCTATTACTACCTCGACGGCCGCCGCCTCATCTTCGCCTCCGAGCTCAAGGCCATTCGCGCAATGCTGCCGGACAAGTCAGCGATCTGCCGCCGCGCCCTGCGCGAATACCTCCGCTGGAAATACGTCCCTGCGCCGCTGACGATCTTCGAGAACATCTACAAGCTCCCGCCGGGACACCTCCTCGTCGCAGATCGAAACCCCTCCGCAGGCAAGCTCGACGTCAAGATCGAACCCTACTGGCAGCTCGACTACTCCGGCCACAAGCTCACCGACGAGCGCGAGGCGATAGACCTGCTCGACGCCAAACTCCGCGCCGCCGTCGAGAGCCACATGGAGTCCGACGTCGAAGTCGGCGCGCTGCTATCCGGCGGTGTCGATTCGTCGCTCGTCGTCGCCCTCGCCTCCATCGTCTCCGGCAAGCGCATCAAGACCTTCAGCGTCGGCTTCGAGGAGGCCGGCTTCGACCAGCTTCCCTATGCCCGGACCCTCGCCCAGAAGTACAACACCGAGCATTACGAAGAGCACGTCAGTCTCGATCCGATGCACGCCGTGGAGCTGCTCGTTCGCCAGTTTGACGAGCCCTTCGCCGATTCATCCGCCCTCGCCTGCTATCGTGTCTGTCAGGTCGCGTCGAAGCATGTCAAGGTCGCCCTCACCGGCGACGGCGGCGACGAGACCTTCGCGGGTTATGGCCGCTATCAGGAAGTCCTCGACGCGGTGCAGGAGGGCGGGCGACTCCGACGCCTGCGCAATCGCGCCGTCGTTGCTTCTTCCGGCGCGCTCTTTAGCCCTGAGGCCAAGTTCCTCAAGCGCTTTCGAAACGCCTCGCACACCCCGCTTCGCCAGCACGAGGAGCATCAGGTGCTTTGCAGCCCGTGGCTGATGAATCGCCTGCTGACGGATGCCTATCAGCCTGCGCCCACGGATGAAGACATCTTTGACGCCCATCGCCGAATCGGCATCGAGCGCGGCTGGCCTGCCGTTGAGACGGCGCAATACGTCGACCTGCGGATGTACCTGCCGGATGACATCCTCACCAAGGTCGATCGCACCAGCATGGCCTGCAGCCTGGAGTGCCGCGTGCCGCTGCTGGATCACACCATCACCGAATTCGCCGCATCGCTTTCGACGAATCTCAAGATTCGCGGCGACACGCGCAAGTACCTGCTCAAGAAAGTCGCCGAGCGCTACGTCCCGCACCAACTGCTCTATCGCCCCAAGATGGGCTTTCGCATCCCCATCCGCCGCTGGCTCAAGCGCGGCCTGCTCGATCAGACGGCGGAGCTGCTAAACGGAGGAGCCCTGGTATCAAACGGCATCTTCGACCCGCGCGGCGTGCAGTGGATGCTCCGCGCCCAGCGACGCCCCTGGATCGACTTTGGCAGTCAGCTTTGGGCCGTCCTCTTCCTCGAACAATGGGCCCGAATGTCGCTCTGA
- a CDS encoding family 20 glycosylhydrolase — MKQLDRPWPSRFQVEVQANVSDSLVKRFAEAPSGSGPEFPLLLTNDCEPIALNGYMLCLEPGRVICAAASEAGLRYGLQSLRQLATEPNMPMGAVDDAPAMRVRGFHLNFESYRRMDMDAALRLVDAAARFKLNSLLVEYGPRFPFSDQPQMRDGLTLSPEEIARLTSAAAGEGIEVIPLQQSLAHLEYLLKHDCFAHLRERDGRVNMLCPTHEESLPLIKSLMSEVMALHPASRWFHLGGDEARKIGECPRCRPLVKKEGVGPVYGRFMGELARWVLAQGKRPIVWDDTFSAHPDALNHLPKETIIQYWDYIVVDDPTPVLIPRMSHAQYGGPRVCHDWSWIVPGRTKKLSDVQRGVMRNYSKAARLKSALGRAYMAEFGKYLGDDFPGLIRALPYVEYYQDRGFDVITSPTGMGNGDMKDGTPNFARFERNISTHGRRAKENGKTLGVITTAWYDMPPEILHQPLVQTAMSTW; from the coding sequence ATGAAGCAGTTGGACAGGCCCTGGCCGTCCAGGTTTCAGGTGGAAGTGCAGGCCAATGTTTCCGATTCACTGGTGAAGCGGTTTGCGGAGGCACCGAGCGGATCCGGGCCAGAATTTCCCCTGCTGCTCACGAACGATTGCGAGCCAATTGCCCTGAATGGCTACATGCTCTGCCTGGAACCTGGGCGTGTAATCTGTGCCGCCGCTTCGGAGGCTGGGCTGCGCTACGGACTTCAATCCCTAAGACAACTGGCGACAGAGCCCAATATGCCAATGGGCGCTGTCGATGATGCCCCCGCCATGCGTGTTCGCGGGTTTCATTTAAACTTCGAGAGCTATCGACGGATGGATATGGACGCGGCGCTGCGGCTGGTCGATGCGGCGGCGCGGTTTAAGTTGAACTCGCTGCTCGTCGAGTATGGCCCTCGATTTCCATTCTCCGATCAGCCGCAGATGCGCGACGGATTGACGCTCTCGCCGGAAGAGATCGCCCGACTAACCAGTGCGGCGGCCGGGGAGGGCATTGAGGTCATCCCGCTCCAGCAGTCGCTCGCACACCTCGAGTATCTGCTCAAGCACGATTGCTTTGCACACCTGCGCGAGCGCGACGGGCGGGTGAACATGCTGTGCCCGACGCATGAGGAGAGCCTGCCGCTGATTAAGTCGCTGATGTCGGAAGTCATGGCGCTGCATCCAGCGTCAAGGTGGTTTCACCTCGGCGGGGACGAGGCGCGGAAGATCGGCGAATGTCCGCGATGTCGGCCGCTGGTGAAGAAGGAAGGCGTCGGCCCGGTGTACGGACGGTTCATGGGCGAATTGGCGCGGTGGGTTCTTGCGCAAGGCAAACGCCCGATCGTCTGGGACGACACCTTCTCCGCACACCCGGACGCGCTGAACCATCTTCCGAAGGAAACGATCATTCAGTATTGGGATTACATCGTGGTGGATGACCCGACACCGGTTCTGATTCCGCGGATGTCGCACGCCCAATACGGCGGGCCGCGCGTTTGTCACGACTGGTCGTGGATCGTGCCGGGCAGAACGAAAAAACTGTCCGACGTACAACGCGGTGTGATGCGGAATTACTCGAAGGCGGCGCGTTTGAAGTCGGCGCTGGGCAGGGCCTACATGGCGGAGTTCGGGAAATATCTCGGGGACGATTTCCCCGGGCTCATTCGGGCATTGCCGTATGTCGAGTATTACCAGGATCGCGGGTTTGACGTCATCACGAGCCCGACGGGGATGGGCAATGGGGATATGAAAGACGGCACGCCGAATTTCGCCCGATTCGAGCGGAACATTTCGACGCACGGGCGCCGCGCGAAGGAAAACGGCAAGACTCTCGGGGTGATTACGACCGCCTGGTACGACATGCCGCCCGAGATTCTACACCAGCCGCTGGTTCAAACGGCGATGAGCACCTGGTGA
- the solA gene encoding N-methyl-L-tryptophan oxidase: MTENYDVIVLGVGAMGSAACYQLARRGIRAIGIEQFHLAHDMGSSHGRTRVIRKAYFEDERYVPLLQATYDEWREIEAASEEKLMHLVGCLNVGPADHESIRGARHSAEKHKLSFEVLDKSEMAGRWPGLDPSERDVGIFEQEAGYLLPEQSTLAMARLAESKGCRIVADQHVLEWSANDSGVTVKTQRGAYSAAKLIITAGPWLPGIVADLGIPLRVERQVQLWFSPIKPELFTPDRFPAFIHFVANRGYYGIPSASPPWIKVARHHGGVITTANDVDRRILPSDEADARWYMQRHLRGADGPRMDGKVCLYTNTADDHFIIDRHPRHANVLIAGGFSGHGFKFAPVVGRVLSDMATDQKPALPIEMFALARLRP; the protein is encoded by the coding sequence GTGACGGAAAACTACGATGTCATCGTTCTCGGCGTCGGCGCGATGGGCAGCGCGGCGTGTTATCAACTGGCCCGGCGCGGCATTCGTGCGATCGGCATCGAGCAATTCCACCTCGCCCACGACATGGGCAGCTCCCACGGGCGGACGCGCGTTATTCGTAAAGCGTACTTCGAGGACGAGCGGTATGTCCCGCTGCTACAGGCGACCTACGACGAGTGGCGGGAGATTGAGGCTGCGTCCGAAGAGAAGCTCATGCACCTGGTCGGCTGTTTGAACGTCGGGCCGGCCGATCACGAGAGCATTCGCGGGGCGCGGCACAGCGCGGAGAAACACAAGCTGTCGTTTGAGGTGCTCGACAAATCGGAGATGGCCGGGCGATGGCCGGGGCTCGATCCGTCCGAGCGCGACGTGGGGATATTTGAGCAGGAGGCGGGTTACCTGCTGCCGGAGCAATCGACTCTCGCGATGGCCCGGCTGGCCGAATCGAAAGGCTGCCGGATCGTCGCGGATCAGCACGTGCTGGAGTGGTCGGCGAACGACTCGGGTGTCACCGTTAAGACACAGCGAGGCGCCTATTCGGCCGCAAAGCTCATCATCACCGCCGGACCCTGGCTGCCGGGTATCGTCGCCGATCTGGGAATCCCGCTGCGCGTGGAGCGGCAGGTGCAGTTGTGGTTCAGCCCGATAAAGCCCGAGCTGTTCACGCCCGATCGGTTTCCGGCATTCATCCACTTCGTCGCCAATCGGGGATACTACGGAATTCCCAGCGCCAGTCCGCCATGGATCAAGGTGGCGCGGCATCACGGCGGCGTCATCACAACGGCGAACGACGTAGATCGGCGCATATTGCCCTCCGATGAGGCGGATGCGCGATGGTATATGCAGCGGCATCTTCGCGGCGCAGACGGCCCGCGCATGGATGGAAAGGTCTGCCTGTACACGAACACGGCGGACGACCATTTCATCATTGATCGCCACCCTCGGCACGCGAATGTGCTGATCGCGGGCGGATTCTCGGGACACGGCTTCAAATTCGCCCCGGTTGTAGGGCGGGTCTTAAGTGACATGGCGACGGATCAGAAGCCGGCGCTGCCGATCGAGATGTTCGCACTCGCCCGGCTGCGGCCGTGA
- a CDS encoding AMP-binding protein, producing MTYFISDEETLDRDGIAALQRRKLTAMLREVLTRNAFYRAKLGNRPAEEVAEGFSALPLTTRSEIQQDQRDHPPFGTNLTFPIECYTRLHQTSATSGEPLRMVDRPEDWTWWKKCWGTIYRAASVTKADRFVFPFSFGPFIGFWAAFESAVEHGNLCLPAGGMTTTARLRFLIENEVTMICCTPTYALRMAEVAKDEGIDIAASAVRGLIVAGEPGGSVPATRRAIETAWGARVYDHTGLTEVGPFGFECEEKPGGMHLMESEFIIEVIDPKSQQSTPDGEPGELVVTHLGRWGMPLIRYRTGDLVRLSRGKCACGRHFARVDEGILGRIDEMFFIRGNNVYPSQIDDIVRGIGGVAEYRLEVDARGAMTQLNIEIEPTLEGDGSLARRLESAVQNRLHFKPVVSLARPGSLPRFEMKARRLTKLT from the coding sequence ATGACCTATTTCATCAGCGACGAGGAGACACTGGACCGCGATGGAATTGCGGCGCTACAGCGTCGCAAGCTGACGGCGATGCTGCGCGAGGTGCTGACCCGAAACGCCTTCTATCGCGCCAAGCTGGGAAATCGCCCCGCCGAGGAAGTGGCCGAGGGCTTTTCGGCGCTGCCGCTGACAACGCGATCTGAAATTCAGCAGGATCAAAGAGATCATCCGCCCTTCGGTACAAATCTGACCTTTCCTATCGAGTGCTATACTCGATTACATCAAACGTCCGCCACCAGCGGAGAGCCGCTGCGCATGGTCGACCGGCCCGAAGACTGGACCTGGTGGAAGAAGTGCTGGGGCACCATCTATCGCGCGGCAAGCGTGACGAAGGCGGACCGGTTCGTTTTTCCATTTTCGTTTGGGCCGTTCATTGGTTTTTGGGCGGCGTTTGAGAGCGCGGTCGAACATGGAAACCTGTGTCTGCCCGCCGGAGGGATGACGACCACCGCGCGTTTGAGGTTTCTGATTGAGAACGAAGTGACGATGATCTGCTGCACGCCGACCTACGCGTTGCGAATGGCGGAAGTGGCGAAAGACGAGGGAATCGACATCGCGGCATCGGCGGTTCGCGGACTCATCGTGGCCGGTGAGCCGGGCGGAAGCGTTCCCGCGACACGCAGGGCCATTGAGACAGCATGGGGCGCGAGGGTATACGACCACACCGGATTGACGGAGGTCGGGCCGTTCGGTTTTGAATGTGAAGAGAAGCCGGGCGGAATGCACTTGATGGAAAGCGAGTTCATCATCGAGGTGATTGATCCGAAATCGCAGCAATCGACGCCGGACGGCGAGCCGGGTGAACTCGTCGTGACTCACCTCGGTCGATGGGGCATGCCGCTGATCCGCTACCGAACCGGCGATCTGGTTCGATTAAGCCGCGGTAAGTGCGCGTGCGGGCGGCATTTCGCGAGGGTTGATGAAGGCATCCTTGGGCGCATCGACGAGATGTTTTTCATTCGCGGCAATAACGTGTATCCTTCGCAGATCGACGACATCGTGCGGGGCATCGGCGGCGTCGCCGAGTATCGTTTGGAAGTGGATGCTCGCGGGGCCATGACGCAATTGAACATCGAGATCGAGCCGACCCTTGAAGGTGACGGCAGCCTTGCGCGGCGGCTGGAATCGGCGGTGCAGAACCGGTTGCACTTCAAGCCTGTCGTCAGTCTGGCCCGGCCTGGCTCATTGCCGCGGTTTGAGATGAAGGCCAGGCGACTGACGAAACTGACCTAG
- a CDS encoding PQQ-binding-like beta-propeller repeat protein: protein MRQIATRASILRERTTIAVVLAMATTLGGAATASASDWFGWRGPEQAGFAREKAVVTQWEIDGENQLWKSDIGGRSTPILMNGRLYAIAPAGEDKCVGEQVVCLDADTGKTIWAHRFNVYLSDIVENRIAWSSVVADPETGNIYAYGTGGEFMCLSGKDGTLIWKEALGENFGRFSGYGGRVHTPIIDEDKAIISIEYLLAGWDTGPNKAGHRFLAFDKKTGELIWSSLPGEKPLDTTYATPVVTVINGVRLLITPCADGNVYGIKVRTGERIWQYRLAKRGLNTSPVVDGKFVYVTQSEENLNITDMGAIVCLDGSLTGDITDKGEIWRINGITAGYASPALANGRLYVVDNSAEMHCFDAKTGKKFWEYRVGRAMKGSPVVTTDGVIYIGEVNGIFKILKDAGDKCVELDTKHFEREDRAVVEINGAPIVSDGRVYFMTRYGTYCLGKKGDTTKAEPAPSMAAEAPAQKDKPASLLVVPAEVTVAPGERVAFQTRVFDSNGVQIDGKPVTWAVERVSGNVDKSGNFTAATDNVFSSGVVTAQLGGIKASGRIRISPRLPIHESFDKMKAGGLPAGWIGLDVKSALADVDGNIVLQKLAKSPSAPYMRLEAFSGPPIPAGYTVQADMLAKAKRGRRVTLPDMGLINARYQLVFQGQLHELEIGRWKDEPIHSLKKQVHYEMTPGIWYTMKMRSDLSGGKATIRGKVWPRDEKEPDAWTIELEDDCPNTEGAPGINGFSNGTTVKKEGAGILFDNYQVFINE from the coding sequence ATGCGACAGATAGCGACACGCGCGTCGATTTTGCGAGAGCGAACCACCATCGCCGTCGTCCTGGCGATGGCCACGACCCTGGGCGGCGCCGCGACGGCGTCGGCATCGGACTGGTTTGGCTGGCGGGGCCCGGAGCAGGCCGGGTTTGCCCGGGAGAAGGCCGTCGTCACCCAATGGGAGATTGACGGTGAAAATCAGCTATGGAAGTCGGACATCGGCGGCCGCAGCACGCCGATCCTGATGAATGGTCGCCTCTACGCCATCGCCCCTGCGGGCGAGGACAAGTGCGTCGGCGAGCAGGTCGTGTGCCTCGACGCCGACACCGGCAAGACCATCTGGGCCCACCGCTTCAACGTCTATCTTTCCGACATCGTCGAGAATCGCATCGCCTGGTCGTCGGTCGTCGCCGATCCTGAGACGGGCAATATCTACGCCTACGGCACCGGCGGAGAGTTCATGTGCCTGAGCGGCAAGGACGGCACACTCATCTGGAAGGAAGCGCTGGGCGAGAACTTCGGGCGCTTCAGCGGCTACGGCGGCCGTGTTCATACGCCGATCATCGACGAAGACAAGGCGATCATCAGCATTGAGTACCTCCTCGCGGGATGGGACACCGGTCCGAACAAGGCCGGCCACCGCTTCCTCGCCTTCGACAAGAAGACCGGCGAACTGATCTGGTCATCCCTGCCGGGTGAAAAGCCCCTCGACACTACTTATGCGACGCCGGTGGTCACGGTCATCAACGGCGTTCGGCTTCTCATCACGCCCTGCGCAGACGGCAACGTGTACGGCATCAAGGTCCGCACCGGTGAGCGCATCTGGCAATATCGCCTGGCAAAGCGAGGACTCAATACTTCGCCCGTTGTCGATGGCAAGTTCGTCTATGTCACGCAGAGCGAGGAGAACCTGAACATTACGGACATGGGGGCGATCGTCTGCCTCGACGGCTCGTTGACCGGCGATATCACCGACAAGGGTGAAATCTGGCGCATCAACGGCATCACGGCAGGGTACGCGTCGCCCGCCCTGGCCAATGGACGGCTCTACGTCGTCGATAACTCCGCCGAGATGCACTGCTTCGACGCGAAGACCGGCAAGAAGTTCTGGGAATATCGCGTCGGCCGGGCCATGAAGGGTTCGCCGGTGGTCACCACTGACGGCGTTATCTACATCGGCGAGGTGAACGGCATCTTCAAGATACTCAAAGACGCCGGCGACAAGTGCGTCGAGCTTGACACCAAGCACTTTGAACGCGAGGACAGGGCCGTCGTCGAGATCAACGGCGCCCCGATCGTCTCTGACGGCCGGGTCTATTTCATGACGCGTTACGGCACCTACTGTCTCGGCAAGAAGGGCGACACAACGAAGGCCGAACCGGCGCCGTCCATGGCAGCCGAGGCGCCTGCTCAGAAGGACAAGCCTGCGTCGTTGCTGGTCGTCCCTGCTGAAGTAACTGTCGCACCGGGCGAGCGCGTGGCATTTCAAACCCGCGTCTTCGACTCGAACGGCGTGCAGATCGATGGCAAGCCGGTGACCTGGGCCGTCGAGCGCGTCAGCGGTAATGTGGACAAGAGCGGCAACTTTACGGCGGCGACTGACAACGTGTTCTCCTCCGGCGTCGTCACGGCGCAGCTCGGCGGCATCAAGGCGAGCGGCCGCATTCGTATCTCGCCGCGCCTGCCGATCCACGAGAGCTTCGACAAGATGAAGGCCGGGGGCCTGCCGGCCGGCTGGATCGGGCTCGATGTGAAGAGCGCGCTGGCGGACGTGGATGGCAACATTGTTCTGCAAAAGCTGGCCAAGAGTCCGTCGGCGCCGTACATGCGGCTGGAGGCCTTCAGCGGCCCGCCGATTCCCGCCGGCTACACCGTTCAGGCAGATATGCTGGCCAAGGCAAAGCGCGGCCGGCGCGTCACGCTGCCGGACATGGGACTGATCAACGCGAGATATCAACTCGTCTTCCAGGGACAGCTCCACGAACTGGAGATCGGTCGATGGAAGGACGAGCCGATCCACAGCCTGAAGAAACAGGTCCACTATGAAATGACGCCGGGCATCTGGTACACCATGAAGATGCGCAGCGACTTGTCGGGCGGCAAGGCGACCATCCGCGGCAAGGTCTGGCCGCGAGACGAGAAGGAGCCTGACGCGTGGACGATTGAGCTGGAAGACGACTGCCCCAACACCGAAGGGGCGCCCGGCATCAATGGATTCTCCAACGGAACAACGGTGAAAAAGGAGGGGGCGGGGATCCTCTTTGACAATTATCAGGTATTCATCAATGAATAA
- a CDS encoding PQQ-binding-like beta-propeller repeat protein: MNNRDYSGRRRKMNKIVNFGSISVLAVALVLSVCSVGRAESPKPKKGDWLMWGGTPDRNMVSDETGIPAKWDVKKGDNILWVAGLGSQTYGNPVIADGRIFVGTNNGGTLRPNITGDKGVVVCVDQKTGKMLWQATHNKLPTGRVNDWPEQGICSSPAVEGNRLYYVSNQCQLVCADVEGFLDGENDGPYKDEQYKDKQDADFIWVLDMFEDLEVFPHNLATCSPVIGGDLVFVSTSNGVDEGHLNIPAPDAPSFIAVNKNTGELVWERKDPGTHILHGQWSNPAYAVIKGAPQVIFAGGDGWCYSFEPKTGELIWKFDLNPKDSVWQLGGRGTRNNIIATPVIHDDSVFLCVGQDPEHGEGVGHLYRIDATKKGDVTESGRMWHFGGEDFKRSMSTCAVKDGLVYAADLSGFLHCLDAKTGKPYWVHDTFAAIWGSPFVVDGKVMLGTEDGEVLVFEHGKKKKLIATNNLENSVYTSPVASHGVLYVTNRKALFAIKEGAKSSPEKATAAK; the protein is encoded by the coding sequence ATGAATAATCGCGATTATTCGGGAAGGCGACGGAAGATGAACAAGATCGTGAACTTCGGGTCCATATCCGTATTGGCAGTCGCGCTGGTTCTTTCTGTCTGCTCAGTCGGCCGGGCAGAGTCGCCCAAACCGAAAAAGGGCGACTGGCTGATGTGGGGCGGCACGCCGGATCGGAACATGGTCTCCGACGAGACAGGGATTCCGGCGAAATGGGATGTGAAGAAGGGCGACAACATTCTGTGGGTCGCAGGGCTGGGTTCGCAGACTTATGGGAACCCGGTGATCGCCGACGGGCGCATCTTCGTCGGCACCAACAACGGCGGCACGCTGCGGCCGAACATCACGGGCGACAAGGGCGTCGTCGTCTGCGTGGACCAGAAGACCGGCAAGATGCTCTGGCAGGCCACGCATAACAAGCTGCCCACCGGGCGCGTCAACGACTGGCCGGAGCAGGGCATTTGCTCTTCGCCCGCCGTTGAGGGCAATCGCCTTTACTACGTCAGCAATCAGTGTCAGCTTGTTTGCGCCGACGTCGAGGGCTTTCTGGATGGCGAGAACGACGGCCCCTACAAGGACGAGCAGTACAAGGACAAGCAGGACGCCGATTTCATCTGGGTTCTGGACATGTTCGAAGACCTGGAAGTTTTTCCGCATAACCTGGCCACGTGTTCGCCGGTGATCGGTGGCGATCTGGTCTTCGTGTCCACTTCCAACGGCGTCGATGAAGGCCATCTGAACATCCCGGCGCCCGATGCCCCTTCGTTCATCGCCGTCAACAAGAACACCGGCGAACTTGTCTGGGAGCGCAAGGACCCCGGCACTCATATTCTGCACGGTCAGTGGTCGAACCCGGCCTACGCGGTCATCAAGGGCGCGCCCCAGGTGATCTTCGCGGGCGGTGACGGCTGGTGCTATTCATTTGAACCGAAAACGGGCGAGCTCATCTGGAAGTTCGACCTGAACCCGAAGGACTCGGTCTGGCAGCTCGGCGGCCGGGGAACGCGCAACAACATCATCGCCACGCCGGTGATTCATGACGACAGCGTCTTTCTCTGCGTCGGTCAGGATCCGGAACACGGCGAGGGCGTCGGCCACCTTTATCGCATCGACGCGACCAAGAAGGGCGATGTCACCGAATCAGGCAGAATGTGGCACTTCGGCGGCGAGGACTTCAAGCGATCGATGTCTACCTGCGCGGTGAAAGACGGTCTCGTTTATGCCGCCGACCTGTCGGGCTTCCTGCATTGCCTCGACGCGAAGACCGGCAAGCCGTATTGGGTGCATGACACCTTCGCGGCCATCTGGGGTTCTCCGTTTGTCGTCGATGGCAAGGTCATGCTCGGCACCGAGGACGGCGAAGTGCTGGTCTTCGAGCATGGCAAGAAGAAAAAGCTGATCGCCACGAACAATCTGGAGAACTCGGTCTATACCAGCCCCGTCGCGTCGCACGGCGTCTTGTACGTGACTAATCGCAAGGCACTGTTCGCGATCAAGGAAGGCGCCAAGTCGTCGCCGGAGAAGGCGACGGCAGCCAAGTAG